Proteins co-encoded in one Cupriavidus taiwanensis genomic window:
- a CDS encoding SDR family oxidoreductase codes for MSMIDLGGKVAVVTGGSSGIGLATVELLLEAGAAVALCGRDENRLRSAEAQLRGQFPGCRLYAAPCDVLRPEQVAAFAADVQATLGNVDMLVNNAGQGRVSTFANTEDAAWMDELQLKFFSVIHPTRAFLPQLEQSGQGAIVCVNSLLAQQPEPHMVATSAARAGVLNLVRSMATEFAPKGVRVNGILIGLVESGQWRRRFEARPEEDRHLDWAAWTARLARQKHIPLGRLGLPVEAARAILFLASPLSSYTTGSHIDISGGHSRHA; via the coding sequence ATGTCCATGATTGATCTCGGCGGCAAGGTTGCCGTCGTTACCGGCGGGTCCTCCGGCATCGGGCTGGCGACCGTCGAACTGCTGCTCGAAGCGGGCGCCGCGGTGGCCCTGTGCGGCCGTGACGAAAACCGCCTGCGCAGCGCCGAAGCGCAGCTGCGCGGGCAGTTCCCCGGGTGCCGGCTCTACGCCGCCCCCTGCGACGTGCTCAGGCCGGAGCAGGTCGCCGCCTTTGCCGCCGACGTGCAAGCCACGCTGGGCAACGTCGACATGCTGGTCAACAACGCCGGCCAGGGCCGTGTCTCCACCTTTGCCAATACCGAGGACGCGGCCTGGATGGACGAGCTGCAGCTGAAGTTCTTCTCGGTGATCCACCCCACGCGCGCGTTCCTGCCGCAGCTGGAGCAGTCGGGGCAGGGCGCCATCGTCTGCGTCAACTCGCTGCTGGCGCAGCAGCCCGAGCCGCACATGGTGGCGACCTCCGCCGCGCGTGCCGGCGTGCTCAACCTGGTGCGCTCGATGGCCACCGAGTTCGCGCCCAAAGGTGTCCGCGTCAACGGCATCCTGATCGGACTGGTCGAGTCGGGCCAGTGGCGCCGCCGCTTCGAGGCGCGCCCCGAAGAAGACCGTCACCTGGACTGGGCCGCGTGGACCGCGCGCCTGGCCCGGCAGAAACATATTCCCCTTGGCCGCCTGGGCCTGCCTGTCGAGGCAGCCCGCGCCATCCTGTTCCTTGCCTCGCCGTTGTCTTCGTACACCACGGGCAGCCATATCGATATCTCCGGAGGACACTCCCGTCATGCCTAA
- a CDS encoding thiamine pyrophosphate-binding protein — translation MPNQQPYEQQQVTVGCAITAFLEQCGVKAAFGVISIHNMPILDAMGERGKIRFVPARGEAGGTNMADAYARTTGGLGVCLTSTGTAAGNAAGAMVEALTAGTPMLHITGQIETPYLDQSLAYIHEAPDQLTMLKAVSKAAFRIRSADTALSTIKLAVQTALTAPTGPVSVEIPIDIQAALIDLPADLQPLPVPQHVPSAHALDALAERLVQAKRPLLWLGGGARHASKQVQRLLDLGFGVVTSTQGRGIVPEDDPRSLGAFNLHKPVEAFYQSCDAMLVVGSRLRGNETLKYELKLPRPLLRIDADPAAEGRCYMSDYFVSGDAALALDALADRLEQRMQVDPAFAADLRRAHDIAVNSLIDGLGPYSALVQALQGAVGRNFNWVRDVTVSNSTWGNRQLRIFDSRAGVHALGGGIGQGLAMGIGAAIGAAATGSGKKTFTLAGDGGFILNLGELATAVQERADMVIVLMNDKGYGVIKNIQDAQYGGRRHYVDLHTPDYATLAKSLSLRHARVSNLAEVGAALQAATAESGPFLLEIDMLSIGSFKTIFAGPPVNKDNEEPAREQTTVTA, via the coding sequence ATGCCTAATCAACAACCGTACGAACAGCAGCAGGTCACCGTCGGCTGCGCCATCACGGCGTTTCTCGAACAGTGCGGCGTCAAGGCCGCGTTCGGCGTGATCTCGATCCACAACATGCCGATCCTCGACGCCATGGGCGAGCGCGGCAAGATCCGCTTCGTGCCGGCGCGCGGCGAAGCGGGCGGCACCAACATGGCCGACGCCTACGCCCGCACCACCGGTGGCCTGGGCGTGTGCCTGACCAGCACCGGCACCGCCGCGGGCAACGCCGCCGGCGCCATGGTCGAGGCGCTGACCGCCGGCACGCCGATGCTGCATATCACCGGCCAGATCGAGACCCCGTACCTGGACCAGAGCCTGGCCTACATCCACGAAGCGCCGGACCAGCTCACCATGCTGAAGGCCGTGTCGAAGGCCGCCTTCCGCATCCGCAGCGCGGACACCGCGCTCAGCACCATCAAGCTGGCGGTGCAGACCGCGCTGACGGCGCCGACCGGCCCGGTCAGCGTGGAGATCCCCATCGACATCCAGGCCGCGCTGATCGACCTGCCGGCCGACCTGCAGCCGCTGCCGGTGCCGCAGCACGTGCCGTCGGCGCACGCGCTGGACGCGCTGGCCGAGCGCCTGGTGCAGGCGAAGCGTCCGCTGCTGTGGCTGGGCGGCGGCGCGCGCCATGCCAGCAAGCAGGTGCAGCGCCTGCTCGACCTGGGCTTCGGCGTGGTCACCAGCACCCAGGGCCGCGGCATCGTGCCGGAGGACGATCCGCGCTCGTTGGGCGCGTTCAACCTGCACAAGCCGGTCGAGGCCTTCTACCAGAGCTGCGACGCGATGCTGGTGGTGGGCTCGCGCCTGCGCGGCAATGAAACCCTCAAGTACGAACTGAAGCTGCCGCGCCCGCTGCTGCGCATCGACGCCGATCCCGCCGCCGAAGGCCGCTGCTATATGAGCGACTACTTCGTCAGCGGTGATGCCGCGCTGGCGCTGGATGCGCTGGCCGACCGGCTCGAGCAGCGCATGCAGGTCGACCCGGCCTTCGCCGCCGACCTGCGCCGCGCGCACGACATCGCGGTCAACAGCCTGATCGACGGCCTGGGCCCGTATTCGGCGCTGGTGCAGGCGCTGCAGGGCGCGGTCGGGCGCAACTTCAACTGGGTGCGCGACGTGACCGTGTCGAACAGCACCTGGGGCAACCGCCAGCTGCGCATTTTCGATTCGCGTGCCGGCGTGCATGCGCTGGGCGGCGGCATCGGCCAGGGCCTGGCGATGGGCATCGGCGCCGCGATCGGCGCCGCGGCCACGGGCTCGGGCAAGAAGACCTTCACGCTGGCCGGCGACGGCGGCTTCATCCTGAACCTCGGCGAGCTGGCCACCGCGGTGCAGGAACGCGCTGACATGGTGATCGTGCTGATGAACGACAAGGGCTACGGCGTGATCAAGAACATCCAGGACGCGCAGTACGGCGGCCGCCGCCACTATGTGGACCTGCATACGCCGGACTACGCCACGCTGGCGAAGTCGCTGTCGCTGCGCCACGCGCGCGTCAGCAACCTGGCCGAGGTCGGCGCCGCGCTCCAGGCGGCCACGGCCGAGTCGGGCCCGTTCCTGCTGGAGATCGACATGCTGTCGATCGGCTCCTTCAAGACCATCTTCGCCGGCCCCCCGGTGAACAAGGACAACGAAGAGCCGGCGCGCGAACAAACCACTGTCACCGCCTGA
- a CDS encoding aspartate dehydrogenase, translating into MLHVSMVGCGAIGRGVLELLKSDPDVVFDVVIVPEHTMDEARGAVSALAPRARVATHLDDQRPDLLVECAGHHALEEHIVPALERGIPCMVVSVGALSEPGMAERLEAAARRGGTQVQLLSGAIGAIDALAAARVGGLDEVIYTGRKPARAWTGTPAEQLFELDALTETTVIFEGSARDAARLYPKNANVAATVSLAGLGLDRTSVKLLADPHAVENVHHVEARGAFGGFELTMRGKPLAANPKTSALTVFSVVRALGNRAHAVSI; encoded by the coding sequence ATGCTGCATGTGTCCATGGTTGGCTGCGGCGCGATCGGCCGCGGCGTGCTGGAATTGCTCAAGAGCGATCCGGACGTGGTGTTTGACGTGGTGATCGTGCCGGAGCACACGATGGATGAGGCCCGCGGCGCGGTCTCCGCGCTGGCGCCCCGCGCCCGCGTCGCCACGCACCTGGACGATCAGCGCCCCGACCTGCTGGTCGAGTGCGCCGGCCACCATGCGCTGGAAGAGCATATCGTGCCGGCGCTGGAGCGCGGCATCCCGTGCATGGTGGTGTCGGTGGGCGCGCTGTCCGAACCCGGCATGGCCGAGCGGCTGGAAGCAGCGGCGCGTCGCGGCGGCACGCAGGTGCAGCTGCTGTCCGGCGCGATCGGCGCCATCGACGCGCTCGCCGCGGCCCGCGTCGGCGGGCTGGACGAAGTCATCTACACCGGCCGCAAGCCGGCGCGTGCGTGGACCGGCACGCCGGCCGAGCAGCTGTTCGAGCTGGACGCCCTGACCGAGACCACGGTGATCTTCGAAGGCAGCGCGCGCGACGCGGCGCGCCTGTACCCGAAGAACGCCAACGTCGCCGCCACGGTGTCGCTGGCCGGCCTGGGTCTCGATCGTACTTCGGTGAAGCTGCTGGCCGATCCGCATGCGGTGGAGAACGTGCATCACGTGGAAGCGCGCGGGGCGTTCGGCGGGTTTGAGCTGACCATGCGCGGCAAGCCGCTGGCGGCGAATCCGAAGACCTCGGCGCTGACGGTGTTCAGCGTGGTGCGGGCGCTGGGGAACCGGGCGCACGCGGTATCGATTTAA